The following proteins are co-located in the Fusarium verticillioides 7600 chromosome 7, whole genome shotgun sequence genome:
- a CDS encoding ATP synthase mitochondrial F1 complex assembly factor 1, which yields MASLRIPALRRLVAAPIRTTRAINQRRWAQVHDIRFLATTQPSQAVVEKYKEKLNQKAQKEGLQSIDQLKAAYADKIDAERRKSGIEIPVGTIPQAPETPVVQPNADDPPGQDEPTRDPRDPPTTPPQYPPAGSDKPAIKTLNDIIDLPKARELPEKELTAIWRLRHASSEQNLCAVIPMSTYKAMEDAARAAPQFVLPVPHPAQGAEIHFLQWTFDAASKTSTVLFTQLAEYKNRGEFAQPHTTITHHLDLADERGLVLMQGQVLPDRGVTPENAKWLLMSLQRFYGGWDGEEVELTGERKDRAEERKKLLNWFAAGDSRFSVDKLLEEAERMG from the coding sequence ATGGCCTCACTACGAATTCCTGCCCTTCGCCGGCTTGTAGCCGCTCCCATACGCACCACCCGAGCTATCAACCAGCGACGATGGGCTCAAGTTCACGATATTCGCTTCCTCGCAACAACCCAACCTTCGCAAGCCGTCGTCGAGAAATACAAAGAGAAACTGAACCAGAAGGCTCAGAAAGAGGGCCTCCAGAGCATTGACCAGCTCAAGGCAGCTTACGCTGACAAAATCGATGCTGAGCGTCGAAAGAGTGGTATTGAGATTCCAGTTGGAACAATTCCTCAAGCACCCGAAACACCAGTTGTTCAACCCAACGCCGACGACCCCCCTGGACAAGACGAGCCCACCAGAGACCCTCGCGATCCTCCTACCACTCCTCCCCAATATCCTCCAGCCGGCTCAGATAAGCCTGCTATCAAGACTCTAAATGACATCATTGACCTCCCCAAGGCACGGGAGCTTCCAGAGAAGGAGCTTACAGCTATCTGGCGTCTACGACATGCCTCATCTGAGCAGAACCTCTGTGCTGTAATCCCGATGTCTACATACAAGGCTATGGAGGACGCTGCACGAGCAGCCCCTCAATTCGTCCTTCCGGTGCCTCATCCCGCCCAAGGCGCAGAGATTCACTTCCTGCAGTGGACCTTTGATGCCGCGTCCAAAACTAGCACTGTTCTGTTCACCCAGCTTGCTGAATACAAGAACCGAGGCGAGTTTGCACAGCCTCATACTACCATCACACACCACCTCGACCTTGCCGATGAGCGAGGTCTGGTTTTGATGCAGGGCCAGGTCCTGCCTGACCGAGGTGTTACACCAGAGAACGCCAAGTGGCTTCTCATGTCTCTACAGCGATTCTATGGTGGTTGGGATGGTGAGGAAGTCGAGCTGACTGGTGAGCGTAAGGATAGGGCTGAGGAGCgaaagaagctgctgaaCTGGTTCGCAGCTGGCGACTCGAGATTCAGTGTTGATAagctgctggaggaggctgagcgCATGGGTTAA